GTATCCCAAAGGCACCCTCGCCTCCCCCCTGGATGGCTTCAGCTGAGCAGAGACTCTGAGGGTTGGTTAATTCTGTCCATTCTGAATCACAGAATTTGCCACAATTGTCACACTTCTCAGTGCCTGGAAGTGTGAGATTGCCTCCAAGCATGGAAAACCTACCTATGACTCATCTGGAGAAGGGTGCAGGGTATGAATAGGCTCCAACCTGAACCCTCGCTCCATAAACTGAGACTGTCATTTCCACACTGTATGCATTGCACAGTAACATGTGATAAACACCAGTGCACAATCATTGTATCACTCCCCACAAGGCACAGCAAATGATAAGCTAATCTGAGTAAGCACATAggttttagagcacttagaagagTTGACTTTTAAACAGAAAGCAATGTTCAACCTTGACTATAGGAGAGCTAATGCGTCActataatttttgttgtttttaattaaaatatctcAAAGGAGGGAATGGAAGAGACCACATAAAAATTCCCCAGAGTTGTTGTTTCCCCCTCTTTTTGGTGCAGGATTTACAATGTGATGTTTTTGTACTTGTATTGCAATTTCATCTTCATTACCTCAAAGCTAACTGCACATCTACTGTATCATCTGCTATGAGAAGTAGCATACTGCTGTATCATAACTCCCCAGTGACTATCTGATGCAATAGAAGTTTCATGGAAATTTTAGAATAAAGACATAAATCAAGtcgcggggggaggggtggggtgccAGGGTTCAGATCTGTGTGTTCATGTGCCTAATATGTGTATGTTGGGAAACCTTTACTTAAAACAAACCTAGCTAAACTCCAGCTTCAAGCGGAGAAATTTGATTGTGCAGATGGGTAGCAATACCATAGCTTGTCACCAGAGGTCTCCCTTGTATTTCTTAGGGAAATATCACATCCTTAAATGAAAAGTTTATTTCACTAAATGAGCAAAAACAGTAAGTCATTCTTCCTCAGGGCTTCCATTTTAAAGATTTTGTACGTGATTCTTTAAATGTTGCTGCGCAGTCATTCAATGACTGGAGAAGCTGCTCTTAAAGCAACCTTTCCATTTCAAATTATATTATATTCCTTAGGAGAAATATTATTTTCTATAACTAGATATATCCGTTTGTTTAGCTGCAAAACATGGGTTGCCTTCATTTTAATCATATTCCTGATCTCATTTTCAGTATTTTCTCCAAATGCATTTATGAATTCTTATGGAATCTCAGTTAAGGGATACTACTCTTCCTAATTCCTAATGCTACAAACCTTCAACCTACAAGAGGAAGGGAAGCATCTTCAGAATTACAGCCAAGTCTTCCGCCTAGCTTATGCAGTGGCAAGGGCTGCACTGGCCCCAGACACACCCACATTACTTCTTCATGCACCAGGGCTAAATGAAACTGTGGAAGGGTGTGGAATAGAAACAGGGTAGAGGGGAAAGGCATCTAGTTCATAGGAGGGTGATGTGGCACTGTTTTGGGGAAGGAGATAGAATCCCTAACCCAACAAGGAGCTCTCTGTGGATCTTGTTGCTCTGCCTGTGCCACCTGCTGGAGATAAGGAGGTTACTGCAGCCCTGCAAAAATCCTTGCTCTAATCCTTTTCAGAGAACAAGAGTGGGATCCAGAACCAGCTGGGATTTGGAGGGaaagtgggggagagaagagggtggAATTAATACATTTGAGTGAGGTTAGGAAGGGTGGTTAATAACTGTTGGCAGAAAATGTGATTTAAGGGCCACATCACCCCCTTTGATGTTTCCACTTGCTCTCTATCAGTCAGATGAGGGTACCCACCCTCACACAGAACCTTGTGGGGAgtttgggcagggcagagcatTCTTTGTGCCAGCTGTCAAGGGTCCCAAGAGGGCTGTTTTGGGAGCAGGTGATCACTGGGCCATAGAGATGTCCTGCACATACCCCTTTTCTCTCAGCCATTCCCTTTatgccagcagctgggagagtggtggtggtgggggtctcTATAGCTTTCCACCACTGCGGAATTTTCAGTGGAATGAGTGTATGAGGTTTCCAGCTTTTTGGAGTTctcagagcagtgcaaagcatATGGAGCAGGGGACAAGACTGCAACATATTGTGTGTGAGGAAACGGGCTTTAGGTTGAGAGGGGATATTATTAGTATTTAGATagtgctgggtgtgtgtgtatgtttatttTGTTGTTGAAGGTAATTTCGGAATAAACCAAACTCTACAACAGTAGAAACTGAACCCATAACAACTGCAGTGCAAACTTGAGGAGACAGAGAATCTGCATTCAGTGATCCATATAGGGGAGGGAAGGCTGGGGCCTGCAGTGAAGAGTTACAGAAGATAGAAGCATTACTGTGCTTTGTATGTAGCCATTAATGAAAATGAGAGCAGATAACACTCTGGGAACCAGGGAAGTTGATAGCCTGCTGATGATTACCTGAGAGCTCATCAGCCCTAATGACACGAGCAATTTGCTGATCTGAATTTCTGAATTGGTAAAaagtttgatattttaaaatattctgggaTCCAAGTATTGTAACAAATTTAAATGGGCAGCAGTGACTATAATGGGGTATTCGTCCCATACCAGACTTGAATGGGTTAATGAGGTGGGGGCATTATCTTGACAGGCTACACCTGAGGGGAATTAGGCTGGATAAGCAACCCCTgactgggaatagagcccagctgagaaggaacaggtgGTGCTatgataaagccaggaagttggaAGCAGAAAGGGGTTGCAGTGTAGAGGCCTGTAGTTACGCTCTAGTTGTAGAGAcggaaaagaggaggaaaatagAAGCTCTCAAGTCCTGGCCCTGAGGGGAGGGTGGAGGAAGAGCCTGATAGAGGCAAGTAGGAGGCATTCAGGGAAACTGTAACAAGGTTGGGTCagagcagaccttggctgctggttgtagggtctctgggctggagtctggagtagagggtgggcttgggttcccctaccagccactggggaagttgTACAGTACAGACCAGGCAGTGGAGCAGAAGACTGCCTAGGATGATTGTCCAGTGGGACTTTAGgacccccagaaggggaaaattACAGTGACATGGCTGGAGGGCCGAGCCACGAAGTCATAAAGAGAGAGCACCTGAGTTGCAGAGAGAAAGAGGCAGCAGGGTGCATGGATAAGCTGTAGGAAGAGGTGTTAGGCCTGGTTGACATTATGGGGTTCagtcgaatttagccacgttaggtcgattttaaaatgaatgcatccaCACAATGAACCCTGTTCTgctgacttaaagggctcttaaaattgacctctgtactcctccctggcgaggggagtagtgctaaaattgaccttgctgggtcgaatttggggtagtacGGATGCAAATCGACAGTATTAggctccgggagctatcccagggtgctccattgtgactgctctggacagcactttgaactctgatgcactagccaggtacataggaaaagccccgggaacttttgaatttaatttcctgtttggtcagcatggcaaactcagcagcacaggtgaccatgcagtccccccaaaatcgcaaacgagctccagcatgggccaaaagggagacactgaaTCTGATTGCTGCATGGGGAGaggcatctgtgcaggcagaactccgatcaaaaagaataaatgcaaatatatttgccaaaatctcacagggcatgttggagagaggctacaacagggacacacagcagtgccacatcaaagttaaggagctgaggcaagcccaccaaaagacaaaggaggcaaacggtcgctccgggtcagagccccatacatgctgcttctatgatcagctgcatggcattctaaggggggaccctaccactaccccaccactgtccgtggacacctgcaaggggggagtctcatgcaacacaGAGGAGGATTTCGTGGATGAGGAGAAGGAGAATGCGCAGAAGAGAAgtggtgaatctgttctccctggcagccaggaccttttcatcaccctggagccaataccctcccaaggcaggatccttgaccctgaagctggagaaggcacctctggtgagtgcacatttgtaactacactacagggtttaaaagcaatagtgtttaatgtttgatttgccttgaagaattgggatgcattcgtggccagtacagctactggaaaagtctgttcacaagtctggggatggagcgggaatcctccagggacatctccatgaagctctcctggagggactctgaaagtattctggaatcattgcagcacaaagcatggcagcgaatggtcgtGGGCTTTGGTTGCATTCAAACAACATTCGGTCTacatctttctgtgttagcctcagaacagtgatatcattcatagtcacctggttgaaataggggaatttttggaagggaacagtaaaaggaccccattcatgctgggctgtttgcgctcagccaaaagggatcatcccagagaatagccatgcagtggggtgcagggagatgtgtgctgcacatccacctgaaaatcgcagcccctccttttaaatgtgaaacccaacccattgcttgctatgggaaaggatggcgctgcagtttgaaaccattcccacatgttatgcgtaagaagccaaccccgcatacactttgccttaccatggctgcatggaaactgaattctgttgcccagccttgtgtgatgtgtcacccataccagcaggcgctcaatataaaaggcaaaatgtgaccttgtacctaaagcacatgtgctgtctgctgtgaattgcttgattcactgtgaaagagtctcccttttgttctcagaaatgtatcttaaattttactctccctttttatcttccccaggtgcaaatgtttctagcatccccctatcatctctgtccctgaggttattgcagattagaaggcaaaaaaaccacactcacaattacatgttttccgagctcatgcagtcctcctgcactgatagggcacagttgaatgcatggaggcattcaatgTTAAaggctaggaaagcattaagtgagcgcgaagagcagaggcaggagcatgaagagcagaggcaggaggcgatgttaaggctaatgggggagcaaatggacatgatgaagcgtctggtgcagctgcagaaaagccaacaagagcacagacccccgctgcatccattgtgcAACTGCCTgacctcctctccaagttccatatcctcctcacccagacagccaagaacatggtgggggaggaggctctgggcacccagacactccactccagaggatggcccaaacaACAGAAATCcatcattcaaacagtttgatttttaatgtggctacaataagcaatgtggccttgtccttctcccctcccgcaccccacccgggctaccttgtcagttatctccctttttaaaaaaaattaataaagaaagaatgcatgttttcaaaacaatagttactttatttcaaaggggggagggtggttggcttacagggaattaaaatcaacaaagggggcgggtttgcatcaaggagaaatacacacaactgtcacactgaagcctggccagtcatgaaactggttttcaaagcctctctgaggtgcagcgtgccttgctgtgctgttctaatagccctggtgtctggctactcaaaatcggatgccaggcgatttgcctcaaccttccaccctgcATAAACATCTCCcaattactctcacagatattatggagcacacagcaagcagtaataacaatgggaatgttggttgcgctgaggtctgacctagtcagcaaactgcgccagcaagcttttaaatgtccaaaggcacattctaccaccattctgcacttgctcagattatagttgaactgctccttactactatccagggtgcctgtgcatggcttcatgagccatgggagcaaggggtagtctgggtccccaaggataactactggcatttcaacatccccaatggtagtTTTCTGGTCTGGGGAGTAAtttccttcttgcagctgctcgaacagcccagagttcctaaatatgcaagcatcatgcacctttcccagtcatcccacattgatgtcggtgaaacatcccttgtgatccacccttgcttgcagcaccattgagaagtaccccttgcagtttatgtactggttggcaaggtggtccagtgccaagatagggatatacgttccgtctatcacctcaccacagttagggaaaccccattgcagcaaagccatccactatgacctgcacatttcccagagtcactacccttgataacagaacgccaatgattgcattggctacttggatcacatcagcccccacagtagatttgcacaTTCTAatttgattcccaactgaccgctAGCAGTCAGGCATagcaaacttccacagggctattgccactcgcttctcaaatgtcagggcagctctcaccttggtattcctgcacttcagggcaggggaaagcaacttgcagagttccaggaaagtggccttatgcatgttAAAGTTTttcagccactgtgaatcatcccatacctgcaacactgtgcagtcccaccagtctgtgcttgtttgcagggcccagaatcggtgttccactgtatcaaccagccccactgccaccatgatgtcccaattgccacagcccatgctttcaggaacgtctgtgtccatgtcctcatcaaaatcgtGCTGCCATCTCTTTGCCAGGTTCTGCAtgtactgcaggataatgcatgaggtgtttacaatgctcacaacagcaatgGTGAGCTgtgcgggctccatgcttgccgggtcatggtgtctgcaggagagcagaagaGCAAAATTGCAGCGGAATCGGTGGATGAcgacggatgccacgagaatagatatttatacagaacgacaagaggacctgcgaggtggattcatggcaccaggacagcagagttgcagcggaagcggtggatgatgatggttagcagtcgtactgcaccgtctgctgacagcagcacccaggacacaacagcagcagtgacgcTGAGCTGAgtggactccatgcttgccgtggtatggcatctgcacagaaaaaaggagtGAAACGAttctctgccattgctttcacggagggaaggagggaggcgcgactgacgacatgtacccaaaaccacccgcgacaatgtttttgccccatcaggcgttgggagcttaacccagaattccaatgggtggtggagactgtgggaactgtgggatagctacccacagtgcactgctccgttagttgatgctagccacggtagtgaggacacactcttcactgacttaatg
The nucleotide sequence above comes from Caretta caretta isolate rCarCar2 chromosome 1, rCarCar1.hap1, whole genome shotgun sequence. Encoded proteins:
- the PRRG1 gene encoding transmembrane gamma-carboxyglutamic acid protein 1 isoform X1, translated to MGSVFLTENKANSVLKRYPRANGFLEEIKQGNIERECNEEICTYEEAREAFENDEKTGMLERGYNRDTQQCHIKVKELRQAHQKTKEANGRSGSEPHTCCFYDQLHGILRGDPTTTPPLSVDTCKGGVSCNTEEDFVDEEKENAQKRSGESVLPGSQDLFITLEPIPSQGRILDPEAGEGTSGANVSSIPLSSLSLRLLQIRRQKNHTHNYMFSELMQSSCTDRAQLNAWRHSMLKARKALSEREEQRQEHEEQRQEAMLRLMGEQMDMMKRLVQLQKSQQEHRPPLHPLCNCLTSSPSSISSSPRQPRTWWGRRLWAPRHSTPEDGPNNRNPSFKQFDF